The following nucleotide sequence is from Anopheles stephensi strain Indian chromosome 3, UCI_ANSTEP_V1.0, whole genome shotgun sequence.
TCTATCTTTGAAGATGTTTTACAAGTTGGGTTGTCAGGTGCCCTTTATTTAACATGAATAACCCTTCGGAAGCTGGTAAATTGTACAGCGAGGCTCATAAAGTGCCCAACTATCCTTCTGCTAATCTTCCTTTCGAAAGGGGCTAATTATGTAGCTATGGGCTTAGTTCATGTCCCAAAGACGAATATGAGTACTAGAGTTCTACAATTGTTCCTTCCAGCCACAGCTACGTCTGTCACGACAGCTGTTTTGTGTGGATAAGTTTCTTCGGTATCTCAGTGTCATCTATTTTGTTGTCATAAAGTACTTTCAAATTAAATCTTGGATCTTGAGCATCTATCCCAAAACCACAGCTTAAATCACAGGTAATCTATGAAGGATACCTCAAGATTCATTCCGATGAGCCAACAACTCACCACCATTGAAAGACATATAGAGAATTTATTTCAACTCTaaaaacttcttctttttccttggcactacaacctcgagaggtctcgcggtctgccatttctggctttctgtgacttaattttacccgtagcaaagtagtcaaccctacgtacggggaggcggtctggatggagaCGAATTGTAATGAgactttttttaattcaaaatctTTATTCTACTTATTTAATATCTACTTATGGACTATTTAAAGAAGTAGTAGCACCGCTCGACATCGTGAATATGttgaattaaaaatgtttaaaatgtcaaaatgaTTTGTGAACAGGGATTCAATTACTGGAAAAAATTactaaaaataatttcactctatgactacaaaaaaaaacctttattATTTACGCATCCTTCATTTATACTTTTACTTTTGCCTTTTGTATCTTCAGGTCGCCCAAAAATCGTACGGCAACGAAAAACGCTTCTTCTGCCCACCGCCCTGTATCTATCTGTTCGGCGAGGGCTGGCGGATGCGCAAGGAGCAGATGCTGCGCCTTGGCGAAAGTGATCAGTCCACCCAACTATGTGCCTTCATCGGAATCGGCAGCCCGGAGCAGGAAATGCAACCGCTCGATCTGAACAACCCGAAACAGTACTGTGCGGCCAAAACGCTGTTCATCTCCGATTCGGACAAGCGCAAACACTTTATGCTCTCGGTGAAGATGTTCTACGGCAGTGGGCACGATATCGGTGTGTTCCAGTCCAAGCGCATCAAGGTGATATCGAAACcatcgaagaagaagcaatcgCTAAAGAATGCCGATCTGTGCATTGCGAGCGGTACAAAGGTGGCACTGTTCAATCGGTTACGATCGCAAACCGTCTCGACGCGATACCTGCACGTGGAGGATGGACACTTTCATGCCAGCTCGACGCAGTGGGGTGCCTTCACTATCCACCTGCTGGATGATAACGAGAGTGAATCGGAAGAGTTTCAGGTGAGTTGAAGCGGAGAGTAAGCCCAAAACCAGTAAGTCATCTAACGATTAATATCATTCTTCCCGTCTCTCTTTAGGTACGTGATGGTTACGTACACTACGGTGCGACGGTCAAGCTCGTTTGCTCTGTCACTGGAATGGCCCTGCCACGGTTAGTCATACGCAAAGTGGACAAGCAAATGGCACTGCTCGAAGCAGACGATCCCGTTTCCCAGCTGCACAAATGCGCCTTCCACATGAAGGACACGGAGCGGATGTATCTGTGCCTGTCGCAGGAAAAGATCATCCAATTCCAGGCGTCTCCGTGTCCGAAGGAACCGAACAAGGAGATGATCAATGACGGTGCCTGCTGGACGATTATCTCCACCGACAAAGCCGAGTACCAGTTCTACGAAGGGATGGGTCCGGTGCGGACCCCTGTGACGCCCGTGCCAATCGTTAACTCGCTGCACCTGAACGGTGGGGCCGATGTGGCAATGCTGGAAATAACTGGCGATAACTTTACGCCCTCGCTGCAGGCCTGGTTCGGCGATGTCGAGGCGGAAACAATGTACCGCTGTGCCGAATCGCTGCTGTGTGTTGTACCAGACATTTCGCAGTTTCGCGGTGAATGGTCCTGGGTGAGTATGAACGTTCTTAATGTCGTAGTATTCATTTTTGTATAAATCAATTCAGTTTCTATATCAACTACTCCGTGCGAGATACAACTGTTAAGATGCACGAAAGATACGACCATTGCTACATCTATATTTTTCTCACAACTGTCCAATGAATCACTCATCTTGTCGCGTGTCGGTAGCTGTCGCAGCGACAAGATCTGTTGCGAAATAGTTCGTTTCCGGTAGCTTGAACCGATGTACTACTCGGTGAAACGCAGCTTGCTTCAAAGCTCGGCACATAGCGCCATAGaatatcatcatcaacattacGAACATGATGTGTTAGTCGactagctttgttttgtaGCTGCCGTAATTTTCTAATCGTTGGTCGCCGACAACGGCCACCTACAGGAGAACCGAGCATCAGCCAGATGTTTGATTTTAATCTTAAACTTCACCTTCTCGGAGACATCTTAGAGTTTGTCTGGTAAAGTGAAATGACATCTATTGCTGTAGGAGACTTTTGGAATGAGTTACTGAAGTTTACAAGTTCTGTAGTCCAATGACGTTATCCTCTGGTTGTAGAATTAACATGCAAGTCTTCTGTGATTATTATCCGCTAAAAAGTCCAAAAAAATGTTGGCTTTCTTTGCAAGGGTCTGAATTTAACCACGTTTGACGTCGACTTCCTTAAGACCTTTCCTTAAGACCATTCCGTAGAAGCTTGTTTCCGATAAACTGTGGTCAATGTACGTCTTACACGTGTGGAGATCTCCCTGGATGTGATCTGCCCATAAAATGAAGCGTTGTGATTGAAAAACTTTAATATGCTTTCAGTTcaatacttttatttattttttattgtttggcTAAAATTAAACAGTTGACCAGCAGAAGCATGTTGCTTTGGCGTAGTGCAGTTTTGCTTTAACTATAATTCATTTTTTACTACTCCTATCAACTGATTGTTCGAAGCGCTATGCAACTTTCCACCTTGCACGTCCACGGTAAATATCCGAGATAATTGGCCAGGATACGTGAATTACCAGCGGCACgtgtaaaacataaaaaagcacacacacacacacttatgcATCCATAAGTAATCATACGAACTCTATCCGATGGCGGAAAGTGGTACACCGGGACCACCAATCGACCGTTCGGGGTCCCAATCGAGCCCGAGAGTCTCGATAGGGGGATGGCTCTTTGATTACTTTTCCATCGATTTTGACTTCGGTGGCGTTTTGCTACGTGACGaccgtttgccttttttcttgcCCCCTCCATGACCGCCCGCCGCATTACCGCCGGTACTTTGATTGCCCTCCTCATCGACCGCCTCCACCGATTTTGCCTTCGCTTTGGAGCCCTTCTTACGGCCACCCTTGCGGCCCTTCTtccccccaccaccacctccagcaCCGGCCGTTCCGCTACCACTGTCGATGCTTTTCTGGTTCAGGTCACCCAGCATCCTACCCGCGCCACCACCGCCCGTTCCACCGCCGTTGAGTGACAATTGTTGCTGAGAGTTGGTTTTCAGCAGCGGCACTTTCGGCACGACACGCGTGTACAGGTCGTAGTTGAAGTCGGCGCAAGTTTTCCCATTGCAAAACTCTTCCATACATTCGTTGCAGGTGAAGACGCGCGACTCGATGATGCCGGAGCGGTTCTTCACCTTGCGCACCGAGGTGGCGAGCAGATTTTCGCGCTTGTCTCGTTGGATTGTTTTGATCTGCAATTTGCCTAGCTCCACCAGTCTGACGAGCGATAAGGCAGGGGACAAGAGGTGATATGAGCGACAGCAAACAGAAGGGCAAtgttaacaacaacaacaactcacttgctaaagtaatcctcctctACCTTTGTCTTGGGCCGCTGGCTCGTCAGCATCTTCCAATCGATCGGTACGCTGCACAGCTCCAAAATGACCAGATTGCGCATCTCGCACGGGATCGGGTCCATGTACGCGTACAGCTTATCCCGCTCGCCACTATTTTTCATCAGCATCCGGAGCTCCTTTTTCTGCATTTTAAACCCATACTCCTTCTCCTTGAACCGGATCTCATCCGACCTCACCTTGATCGGGCGCATCTTGTAGTCCGGAACCTTTTCGATCATACGCTTAAATTCTTCCCGCGTCGTTGCGCTCGATTTCGACAGGTCCAGGATGGGGACGACCTCCTTCTTCTTGCCGAAAATGTCATCCATTTTGGCCGCTTCACCACTTCCGGGCCTGGTCGTTTATTTAATTCGAGCTAGCGCTCGCCCGTCCTTCTACTTCCGTTACACTTCAGCACCCTTTCCcggtgctctctctctctctcccactaaTTGTATTCTATTGTTTCGACCTCTCACAACTAACAATTCAaaatggagagagagaaaaaaagaagaaaacttgTAAGACGGAGGAAGATTTTCTCACGCGACACGAAGCAGATGGGGCTGATGACCGTTTCCACCACCCGGAAGAGCACGCACCACTATTGCTAGGCttcttttggttggttccGAGAATTCCGTTTACTTTGCGTATTATTAGTAACCGTGCTGAAGAACTGCCAACGGGCAGAACAAAAGGCAGAACGAACCCGTCACCTCTATCCACCGTCGGTGGCACCTGTCACCCGTGGAGGAGGTCGTTATATTCCCCAGCAAAGTTGGAGAAGAAATCAAAAATTCATAACAGATTATATGCTTTCCGTTTTGTGCTTGGGTCACtactgccacacacacacacacacacacacacacacacacacacaaacactgggCGGCAAGTTCTTGAAGAAAATGCGGAGCAGCAGCGGCCCGGGCAGCTAGAAAAAGGCTCGGTAACTGTTTACTTTTCCACGCTTTAGAACCGCCTAATGAATTCCGAATCTTTTCAAGCTGCTCGTTTGCATCCGCAGCGACTCCGACACCGAGCTGACTTTGGTTCACTTTAACTCCCGCGAGCGCCAGGATCTTTGCGTGCGAATTTGGGAAAACCTATTATGACACACTACCACTCGGACTCTGACCATCGAGGCCGTTGTTTTCCAGAGCCCAGCGAGCACCGTTTAACGTGCGACCATCTTACTTCTAGCTTACTGTGCTGCGCGTCTTGGCGAGCGTCCACAGGCCACCCCGCATCGGTTCGCCGTTGTTTTGATATTATCGATTTAATAATGATGGGAACCTGTTGCTATAGTGGcgtagtggtagtggtgatGATGGGCCTTGCCTGGGCctgggttttgttgttttttgccgCGCTCGGTCGTAACGCACGGTTGATGGGTGGGTTGGTATTTTACTTGCAATTGACTGCGTAATAGTTGAGGTCGGAATAGCGTTGAGCAGTTTTCGCATCgcattattattttcattacaaTATTACAATTTGCGCTGTGGAAATGCTTCGTTTACAGCTGTATTTGAATAGTTAAGCTCGTTTTGTACTAcgatagtttgttttttttttttttgttaaacaaatCTTATATTCTCCCTTCTTCTCCCTTTTTATCTGTGCTCCCGTCTGCCAGGTTCGTCAACCCACGCAAGTGCCTATCTCGTTGGTGCGTAACGATGGAATCATTTACGCGACCGGTCTTACCTTTACCTACACGCCGGAACCGGGACCGAGGCCACCCTGTCCGGCTGCCGAAGATGTCCTCCGCCGGGGGTCGACCCTAGCCGTGGTGGCCAATTCCAATAGTAATAAtagcaacagcagtagcaacaacagcaacagcacctcGGTGGTCAATCAGCCGGGTGGCCCGGGTGCCGGCACCTTGCCATCCATAGCGGACGTTAGCTGGAGTTCGCACGGCGGCGGACTACCGTAACACCACGACTAGGGCCTACTGGTAGGAGGGACCGCGCACTAGCGATCCCTTACATACTCGTAGGAATTGTAAGCAAAAACGTAAAAACCTCAACCGATATGCTGCTCGTAAGCGggtagaaagaaagaagacaaaaaaaaaaaggattccaaGCGCAGGATATTGGCACCTGCGGCGGAATGAGAGCAGCTGTAAAGCTGTGTTAgggaatatttatttaaacaaaagcaaacgaacgaagGCACCGATTTGCTTCTCGAACATCCCTATAGCTTAAGTGTTTCTTCCAAAGAAAACAGGGAAGAAGTTGGCAGGAACGACAAATGCCTGCAACCGTTCACCTTACATTAAGGTTAATGCTTTGTTCTCGCTAACAAACGGGACGGGATGGAAGCGCAATAGTGAATATCattttgtatgattttttttttttgtttaaaaggaCAAAATGAAGAATTGCTATCAGTTAAATAACCAAAGATTAACATGTTTCGATTGGCTATTTGATGATTAGTAGGTACTATGTATTTGCTTAGTACAGGCCATTTTATGGGAGCTAACTTCGGTGGCTTAACAATGACAGACTATCTTGACCTGTTTTACTGACTTTCCTTGACTACTATACATTCCCATAGTATGAAGGAACTGCTTAAATAAGCGTTGAGTTCGTAAACTTCCTTAAACATAATTTACCTCAATAGGATGGCGTTTATTTCAAAGGTTTGATTCTACGCGatactttattttttaaatggaCAATCATTTTTACAGCCACACGTTTGCAAAGAGCACCCATGATCGCTTCGGGCTTTGCTCATTTACCTGACTAGAAgcatcttttttttgcatatctTTGATTGAAACCCCATGCAAAAGCCATGGGTTTTCTTTATCACCTTCCCATCACCACTAGCTGGTGGCCGGGTTGCGCTCATTTAATTTACGACTTTTTCTCACATCCATTTCGACGCAAATGTGAGAATGTGGCATCAGTAATTATAGACGCGATAGCGTGTGGGGTTTTGCATACATTGCACTACTGCACAACGACCACCCTCCCTCCCTTGAAGGTTTCTTGTGGGGGTTAtcttaatttttcatttcgttattttttcttccacatgCATAAATTGATGCATTCAATTCAAATGAATCGGTCGCTTCCTACCTGCCCCGTAAGGCGAGTGAAACGAAAGCCCTGCTGCTAACTTCTGCCGCAACGAAGAAAATGCgtttaaattataataaaaaagcaaaacaatttgCCTACATGCGTGTACATTTTTGCATCgatcgattagcagagagagtgagagagagagaatacgTTGACTTTGTTTAAACAGACTCCAAAAGCCAATGAATGACGGGTTTTAAGCTTTAGCTCCCACCCTGCGTGGGATGTAATCAATTTATCGCTTGTCGCGCTCGCAGCCGAGCGATCACCTATCACCACCGAGCGAAGAGGAGGGTGTACATAGATTGTTTGGCTCAAAGTTTTACTCAACCAAGGAAGGATGcgagcagtggtggtggtggtgcagtaTTATGAGCACTGACTTTTTAGCACGTAAGATGCATATAAAACACAACCTATAAATAGCTAGGATTAATTGTAATTCTTGTGAATATAGCTTAACGTGCGCTCGTAAACCATTGATTCAGTTCTCTGTAGTGTGTAGCTATCTTTTCACCCCTGTTTGGTTTTGATATTCGCGCTTACTATTGTTTCGTGATCACAATTGCTCTAACGATCTCGGCGAACGATGCAATCAATCGTATTATATAGCGTTTCAGCTCCAATTTTAGTTGACTTGACTGTTTTGCTTTCATGCAGAGTTTCAGTAAAACTACGGaataccaggcgcctccaccgGCTTGGGAAAAGCTGTTGCGACAAAATGTAAATTATAGCGGATCGCGACCATCTTGATGCGTTTCAACGTGACAATCTGTTCAGATTGCGGTTGAGTGACTTGTAAATAAGTGTATACAAAAatatcctctctctctttctctatttttTAAGCCGTAGCacaatcgaaaacgaacgcaaGACaaattgggggaaaaaaactctACTTCAATCTGGTTCAATGCCTGATGGAAAGCAAACATTACCATAGCATATATATAAATAGATGTACGGCTGTAGCTAAAAGACACACGGAAGGAATAAAAGACGAACCTGTGCACCTAAGCCAAGAAGCGCAAACACGCACGAAAAGACCTATTTTTTAGAgatttatatatatacaacGGCAACACGCGCAAAGATAGATTTATATTAAACGGATGCAACGAATCGAACAAAGATGGGAAGGTAACAACGAGCGGGCTTTTTTAAAATGTGACAAACGTACCGGAAAGCTTGTAGTTGTagttgagaattattttaaaccaaGATGGGAAATATCTTTCGTGTTATACGCTCCTTTGCCACCTTATTGCTTTGCtcccttttgtgtgtgtgcgtgtgcgtctAAACCCTCCCACCCTGAAGAGTTGTTACGTTGTTTGCCCTGAGAATGAATATGATTCTTCTACTGTGTAGGAAATGTTCCCTCCGCCGAAGCAGTCAACCAGTTGTGTGTTGGCACCCGACGCAATGAACTGACGATGAGCGCAGCGTGTGAAAATTTACCCCGTGAGATTATGCAATAGTTTGTAGAGAGAAATGTTCGGACGCGAAACCACCAAAGCTCGGGTCACAATAGGGTGGGTACCACAAATCAACTAAATAATCCCTCCGAATGGTGCGCGTTAAAGCTCCGCGGGGGGAGAAAGAGAAGACAAATCACAGGAAACTTGTAATGAGGAGAAAGCGGCAAAAGGGCAGTGAACACAagcagcgaaacaaaacaaaaaatcacgaaAGTTAATTGTTTTATGAGTCGTCGATCATAACGAGTGCAGCGGGAAAAGTTAAAGGCAAGTTTTCCCAcctggagagagagaaaaaaaaatgtaaatcaaGCAAATCCATCCAAACTCGCGCGCAGAGGAATAGACAGAGCGCGGGCATTGTGATAGGATGGAAAACTAATAGTGTATAAGGTTAGTGGAAAAGAGGTGGAAAAGAAtagcaaagaagaagaagaaaaaacaattggAAAACTGATGCGCTGAACAAGAGCATTCCGAGCAAGAGGCCGAGATTCCGTTGCAGATGTGACAGAGGTAGTGAAGCTGCCGCCGTAAAGCAACGCCAGAACGGCATACAGCGTTAATTATAAGAAAATCCAATGAATTATACATGTAAATATACACCTTTATTATGATTACTACCGAAAAGTGTTTCCGACGCAGCATGCCTCCTGTTGTTGGTGACGTGATCGTCGAATGGGGTTTGCAAAGCTGATAGATGCCGGATGATAGTGGCGTGTGATGGTGAGAAAGCTCTGGCGCACATTCTGGTGTAGCTTTGCGAAAGAAAGAGATACAGACGTCTTCGGGGGAAGTTTTCACAGCACAGCCGGAACACATCGGCCAGACAACAATGTGCGCGCGATGCGCAAACAGGGAACAGGTCCGTAAGACTTCCCTGCGGATGGTTGTAAAAGTCATGCGTTCCCAGCATTCAATTCAAACTAGGCAAACGAACAAAAGCGGACAGCACGATTCACCCTAGAACTACTAATCCTGTGTGAAACGGGGCAGAAGAAGTCCTCCAACAAATAGAACCCGGGAAGAATGCTGAGTAGCAGACAAGAATTATAATACAATCGGAAATGGATCTGGTCGTCCCCGTGTGTCCCTCGTCTCGCGCCCAAAGCAACCAACCTGTTTTGATGTAAACGGTGACCTCTAACAGGTCTACCGGTTCCTGTCCTGTCCGGAATAGCGCAACAGGTGAAAGAACCTACATTTACCCCCGGGGGCCCCCTGGGCAGGCGTTACGGTGCTGTGATTTTCGCGGGAACTAaatccatccaattcccaCAGGAGCAATCCGTCCGGAAACAAAGAGACATTCGCAGTCGCCGTCGTGACGTTGTCTGCCGTCCGACAATCAACACAAGCTCCCGGAGTAACTGAAACTGAATAATTGCCGAGGTGAGTCTCGTGGTTCTCTGTTTGTGTGAGGTTCGCATTAAAACAAGATGCGCATCGACCTGCTCGTGCACCCCCGTCATTTACGAAAAGGGGAGCAAATTTTCCCCATTCAACGCGTCGGAATGTTaagattaaattattttaacctCACCGTGGGAAATTCGTTCGTGGGATgaggaggatgaggaggaggaggtaaGCTCGTTTCGATACGCTTGACTTACTGCATTCTGattattgtgtttgtgtctgtttttctttatttaccTCTCTTTTCTTCCTTTAATTCTAGGCCTGGCGTTCGGAAGACCCTGCAGATATGAAGAAGCTGCTGATGACCCTACTCCAATGGGACGTTGATTGTGTTAATAAGTTCTTGATAGATAGCAGTGTTAAGCTTCCCGTTAACGTTAACTCCCACAGCAAATCACCCGCTTCGAGTGCACAGTGAAAATGATCTTCACGCCGTAGCGCCAACGAGTGAGATGGCAGACAGCACTTCCTTATCGCTTTCCACAATCGCACAAGAATGGATCGATGGGGAGTGCGTTgtgaaagcgagagagagagagagagagagagagagagagagagaaagagagggaacAACGTCGTGATGCCCCCCACACCCACCCTCGGGCAACGCTGGGAGTCATTGTATTctgatttattttccattttccagccGCATCtgcttttccttcccttcccaAGGTGCGAGCTTTTCCGAAATGATAATGCTTTGCTTGCTGTGGGCGCTTTTCTTGCTCTTTCTCCACCAGCAAAAGGTTAAATCTTCTTCGGTGGTGCGTTGGGATGAATTTCACCTCGGAAGAGGTTACTTCCGATCGGTAGGCTCATCAGTTTGTCAGTGTACGGTCGGCTCGTGCCGAGGTAAGATCGATTGCTCGGTGGATCGTTAGCAGCACCAGCCGGTGAAGAACAGCAGCGTTGCAGTGCAGACAACAATTATCTTGTGGAGGAGTTTCTGTGTCCGCAGCCAGTTACAGCCCGGATACCGGTGGTTATAAGTGATATCCAACGTACAGTGTGAGTGTTATAGGTACAGTGAAGTGGCAGTGCTTTTCGACGTGGCGTCATCGGCGGGAGGACGATCAGAGCTAATTGGAGTATTTCTTGAGGAATATTGATAGCAAGCTCATGAAATCTTTGATTAGGTCTGGTTGTTGGCTCGAATAGTTACAACAGATGGAACAAGATTATTGTGTTGAAAGTTAATCAGTGGGTGGATGTACACGTATTATCATTTAACTTCTTGTATGGCTGTGTGAAGGCGGGAAGCCTATACAAGACTGAAGATTCTAGTTCAAAGGTTCAATTTTCAGattgactggctggctggatttCTAGCTTCCTCGACTTAATTCGCAAATAGATGGTTAATCAGTCCTGTGCATGGTGGAACAATCCGGATTTAATGTCGTGATATAAACCGGTGTGGTGGGCTGCTAGGTAATAAGCCGGCAACAGTACCATGGTCGACTAAAATGTATGATCGTACCTTTACttagtttttttaaacagtttaATTACCTGACTTATACGGTGAAAATATAGTTTATTTCGGTTATGGTTAATTTTGCTTAATCGAGCATAGCTGCTACTCTTTGGTATTTGATTAAATTAATGCAAAATTTTCTGTACTAAAAATTCTGTActaaatggaggcgcctagtacgTGATACAAAGCTTGTTGAAATTATGTACCAAATTTATCTGTTTTCCACTATCGGATCTTTTTCGCAATATGATTCTTCAATTGTTCATAATAAGAGTTCGACAAATTTGTCTctaatttaagaaaaaaagataaataaaaactgaatataaaaatt
It contains:
- the LOC118509289 gene encoding recombining binding protein suppressor of hairless, with product MPHQYGIPGYGQAPPSPPTHHGGSGALLPRLGAGGAVIPVTPNNNGGSGMGSTTSPIFRSQIEERRLTREAMEKYLRDRNNMVIVILHAKVAQKSYGNEKRFFCPPPCIYLFGEGWRMRKEQMLRLGESDQSTQLCAFIGIGSPEQEMQPLDLNNPKQYCAAKTLFISDSDKRKHFMLSVKMFYGSGHDIGVFQSKRIKVISKPSKKKQSLKNADLCIASGTKVALFNRLRSQTVSTRYLHVEDGHFHASSTQWGAFTIHLLDDNESESEEFQVRDGYVHYGATVKLVCSVTGMALPRLVIRKVDKQMALLEADDPVSQLHKCAFHMKDTERMYLCLSQEKIIQFQASPCPKEPNKEMINDGACWTIISTDKAEYQFYEGMGPVRTPVTPVPIVNSLHLNGGADVAMLEITGDNFTPSLQAWFGDVEAETMYRCAESLLCVVPDISQFRGEWSWVRQPTQVPISLVRNDGIIYATGLTFTYTPEPGPRPPCPAAEDVLRRGSTLAVVANSNSNNSNSSSNNSNSTSVVNQPGGPGAGTLPSIADVSWSSHGGGLP
- the LOC118509290 gene encoding keratin, type II cytoskeletal 1, which produces MDDIFGKKKEVVPILDLSKSSATTREEFKRMIEKVPDYKMRPIKVRSDEIRFKEKEYGFKMQKKELRMLMKNSGERDKLYAYMDPIPCEMRNLVILELCSVPIDWKMLTSQRPKTKVEEDYFSKLVELGKLQIKTIQRDKRENLLATSVRKVKNRSGIIESRVFTCNECMEEFCNGKTCADFNYDLYTRVVPKVPLLKTNSQQQLSLNGGGTGGGGAGRMLGDLNQKSIDSGSGTAGAGGGGGGKKGRKGGRKKGSKAKAKSVEAVDEEGNQSTGGNAAGGHGGGKKKGKRSSRSKTPPKSKSMEK